Proteins from one Flavobacteriales bacterium genomic window:
- a CDS encoding OmpA family protein: MKRTILWSLSLLMITSQWSMAQEDGDTSNKKNLIINGSFETANTGKLKKLGQFILVNNWAPATEEKVDLYSKMAEFPDVGAPKNVMGICNPKDGDNYVGISTHLVASKDGRMYITAPLDGYLEKDKMYCLKYSLSLADGAKYATNNLGFHFSKKEVFEDKDVILKDDVIVPRVNKPQTKMDGWQDLCVVFTAEGFEKYVTIGNFSSSSRTVTEKMDKPEGFKGDQQQIGYYFLDDISLTQVDRESDCSCEEEDEIEGPRIIFSKSAALKDNASISDRIKASTVYFYSNEDDLVSATRKDLDRLADLLNERSNVRITIHGHMDEMEVEKGKEYDTFKDLSATRAEKVKQYLVDKGVSSSRVLVRSHKADEPATKMKTPLSLAKNRRVSFELR, translated from the coding sequence ATGAAAAGAACGATACTTTGGAGTCTGTCCCTGCTTATGATCACCTCCCAGTGGAGCATGGCACAAGAAGATGGGGATACATCGAACAAGAAGAATCTGATCATCAACGGCAGTTTTGAAACTGCGAATACAGGCAAGCTCAAAAAGTTGGGACAGTTCATTCTGGTCAACAATTGGGCCCCGGCCACTGAAGAGAAAGTGGATCTATATTCCAAGATGGCAGAATTCCCAGATGTGGGCGCTCCCAAGAATGTGATGGGGATCTGCAATCCCAAGGACGGGGACAACTACGTAGGCATCAGCACACATCTCGTGGCTTCTAAAGATGGGAGGATGTATATCACCGCTCCACTTGATGGCTATCTGGAGAAGGACAAGATGTACTGTCTGAAATACAGTCTGTCCCTGGCAGATGGCGCAAAGTATGCCACCAATAACCTAGGATTCCATTTTTCTAAGAAAGAGGTCTTCGAGGATAAGGATGTCATCTTGAAAGACGATGTCATTGTACCACGAGTCAATAAGCCACAGACCAAGATGGATGGCTGGCAGGACCTCTGTGTCGTATTTACGGCTGAAGGATTTGAGAAATATGTCACCATCGGGAATTTCTCCTCATCGAGTCGTACCGTCACCGAAAAGATGGACAAGCCGGAGGGCTTCAAAGGAGACCAGCAACAGATCGGATATTACTTCCTGGATGATATCTCCCTTACCCAGGTGGATAGAGAAAGTGATTGCTCTTGTGAGGAGGAGGATGAGATCGAAGGACCGCGCATCATATTCTCCAAATCTGCGGCTTTGAAAGACAATGCTTCCATCAGCGACCGTATCAAGGCGAGTACGGTTTACTTCTACTCCAATGAAGATGATCTGGTCAGTGCGACACGCAAGGATCTGGACCGCTTGGCGGACCTGCTGAACGAGCGTTCCAATGTGCGCATCACTATTCACGGTCACATGGATGAGATGGAGGTAGAGAAAGGAAAAGAGTACGATACCTTTAAGGATCTATCCGCCACTAGAGCTGAAAAGGTCAAGCAATACCTGGTGGATAAGGGCGTTTCTAGTTCGAGGGTCCTCGTGAGAAGTCACAAGGC
- a CDS encoding outer membrane beta-barrel protein: MKAILMSLMLVAGTTLSAQLETGNILINVDYEMGFGYSQSGSIDGEDIPDEVFDMSDVSSGLVRVDAQYQVADAISAGLVGRFGSFTTSYDDADLDDDKTNVTEVGVEARYSLVNTESINVFVGPSFGISNTKADEIPSGEDEDDYKTSGTFYQIAAGGQFFLNELFGLNLRVGYGGHSGKQDLDSFDDQGNETTVEAKSSLSGIEVGFGVSVKL, from the coding sequence TATCTGCTCAATTGGAAACTGGAAACATTCTTATCAATGTAGACTACGAGATGGGCTTCGGCTACAGTCAGAGCGGTTCTATAGATGGTGAGGATATTCCAGATGAGGTTTTCGATATGAGTGATGTCAGCTCTGGACTTGTGCGTGTGGATGCTCAGTATCAAGTGGCCGATGCTATCTCGGCAGGACTGGTCGGTCGATTCGGTTCATTCACTACAAGCTACGATGATGCGGATCTTGATGATGACAAGACCAATGTCACAGAAGTGGGAGTTGAAGCTCGTTACTCGCTGGTCAATACCGAATCTATCAACGTATTTGTAGGTCCTTCATTCGGTATCTCTAATACGAAGGCCGATGAGATTCCTTCTGGCGAAGATGAAGATGACTATAAGACCAGCGGTACCTTCTATCAGATCGCTGCTGGCGGTCAGTTCTTTCTAAACGAACTTTTCGGATTGAATCTGAGAGTGGGTTACGGTGGTCACTCAGGTAAACAAGATCTCGATTCGTTTGACGATCAAGGAAATGAGACTACTGTAGAAGCCAAGAGTTCTTTGAGCGGTATCGAAGTAGGATTCGGTGTCTCTGTGAAGCTCTGA